The genomic segment AAACCTTATGAAGATCATTTGATACTCCCGGAAACCCCGGCCAGCAGCGATCCCTGTTATTTTGGCTTTGTCATTACAGTGCGGGAAGATGCAGGATTTACCCGGAATGAACTCACTGCTTTTCTGGAAAAAAACAAAATTGAAACCCGCAATCTCTTCTGCGGCAACCTGATCCGGCATCCCGCGTATGAAAATACCAAATACCGTGTGGTCGGAGATTTGAAAAATACGGATATAATCATGAACAATACCTTTTTTATCGGCGTGTATCCCGGGTTAAAGCCTGAACAGATTGATTATATAGTAGAAATATTTGATCAATTCTTTACTCAAAAGTGAGATTTTTAAAGAAAAGGGATGATGATGCAGACATATGAAGTTAAAATACAGATTCCCCAAGAAGTCATAATCAATCTTCACAAGTCAGCAAAAGACGTTGTTGAAGATATTAAACAGCAGGCTGCAATCCGTTATTATAAAAAACGGGTTCTCTCATTAGGAAAAGCATCAGAACTGGCTGGAATGAATCGCCTTGAATTTATAGATTATTTGCGTTTTAACGATGAAGTGATTTTTGACTGTACAGAAGAAGAGCTTGTAGAAATCAGAAATGATTCCCTGATGCTGGAGAAAATTTTAGAATGACAAAAATTGTAATAGATCATAAACAAGGTAAGACCTGTTGTTGAGGATATGATTCAGAAGGGACGATGGTATTCCAGAGGCGTTATTGAAAAGTTTCTGAATGATATTGGGGAATAAAGGACATATTTTTTGAATGAAAACAATTAAGATTTTAAATTAACAGAAAGCCCTGATTTTGGACTTTTTACATATTCATCAAAGATGATTTTTGAAAAAATTCCGGTCAGAAAAAGCGATCAGAAGGTGTTTGCGGCAGATATATCAAAAGCCTGTGACCTGATCGGCTGACGGCCTGAGACGGATAAATTGTCAGGAATCAGGGAAATGGTCAAATGGGTAAAAGATACAATATCGTGAGAGATGAATTGCAGGGAGAGGAGATCAGATAAATGGAATTGGAGAGCATTTCAGGAGCATATCTGAAAGAAATGATGAAACAGGCGTTTGTCAGTGTATTGACAGAGAGAAGGGATATACTGGAAGATGCGGTTTCAGAAGCTATTCTGGATTTTAAACTGGGTATTGCAATTGAAAACGGTGATACCGGGGAATATGTCAGTGAAACCGAAATATTTTCGAAGCTTATGGAATAACTTATGAATTTGCTCTTTGGAAAACAGTTCAGCAGGGATTTGGACAATATCTGCCACGATGCCAAAATAAAGAAACGTCTTATGGAACTGATCGGAAGCATAAAGGAGGCCGAATCACTGGCTGATCTGAAAAATGTCAGAAAGATTGAGGGATATTCAGGTTATTTCCGTATCAGGCTTGGTGATTACAGGCTGGGCATCAAAATCATCGGAAATCAGATTGAACTGCTCCGGTTTCTTCACAGAAAAGATATTTACAGGATTTTTCCATAAAAACATTTCAGTTATCAGAAGAGTTTAACACAACCGGCTGGAAACCTGAGACAGATAAAATATCCGGTATCAGAAAAATGACAGAATAGGGGATATTTCAGCAGTGCTGAAATGTTTTTGCAGAATGTCATCCGGCGGAAGGAAAAATAGTAAAAGGAGTATAGAAAAATGGAAAATGTATATATGTGTGACGCACTGTTTCTTGACGGCAAAACAATTCAGCTTTTTGAGGAATATCCATTTTCTGATAAAGAAATACAACTGATTATTCTTCCTAAAAAAATTTCAAAACCTGAAAGGAAAGCCGGGTTGTTGAAGGGAAAGATAAGAATGACAGAAGGTTTTGACGAGCCTTTGGAAGATATGGGAATAAAAACGGGAAAAAAAGGAGATTGGCTGTGATGAATCCATATGCTGAGGAAATCATTCAATCGTTAAAAACTGACAAAAATTTTCTGTCTGAAAAATTCGGTGTGGTGAATATTGGAATGTTCGGTTCCTGTGCGGCAGGAAATCAGAATAAAGACAGTGATATTGATATCCTGGTTGAACTCAAAGCCCCCCGTTTTGACTGGATGGCCGGATTGCAGATTTATCTTGAAAAAAAATTTGACAGAAAGGTTGATCTGATACGGAAAAGCACCAGGCTGAAAAGCGGATTCATTAAACGCATTGAAAAGGAAGTCTTTTATGCCTGACAGAAATATTATTAATGAAAAACTGAAGGTTATATATGAATCCATCTGCATGGTGGAAGCCCGTTTTTTTAAAAAGCTTATGATTCAAAATGAATTGGATTTGCGTAAGGAAATTTCCGAACTGTGAATACAGCTTTTACCCAATTGATTAAGGTTTTCTGTTTGAATATATCAGCAACAGTCATGTATAATAAAAATTAAATCAGGTCTTAATATGAAAAAAATATCCGTCATATTCGGCACACGGCCGGAAGCAATCAAGCTGGCTCCGGTAATTTTAAAATTAAAGCAGAATCCTGATTTTGACTGCCGGGTCTGCGTTACAGCACAGCACAGGGAAATGCTGGATCAGGTTCTTGAAGTATTTGGTATTGTGCCTGATACGGATATGAATCTTATGCAGCCAAACCAGACATTAGGAAAACTGACTTCACGGGCAATAGAAATGCTGGATAAATATATGGCAGATGAAAAACCTGATATTGTTTTAATACAAGGAGATACCACAACGGTTTTTTGTGCTGCCCTTGCAGCTTTTTATCATCAGATTCCGGTTGGGCATGTGGAAGCAGGACTGCGTACAGGTAATATTTATTCTCCCTGGCCTGAGGAAGCCAACCGGGTCATTGCTTCCCGTCTTTGTTCACTTCATTTTGCGCCAACAGAAACAAACCGGCAAAATCTTCTTAATGAAGGAATCTCTGCTAAGAATATTTTTATTACAGGCAATACAGTTATTGATGCACTGTTTCTTGCTTTGGATAAGATAAAGAATAATTTTGTAGAAATTCCGGGCTTATCTCCTGCTGTTTATGAAAACCGGAATGGTAAACCTCTGGTTCTTATTACCGGACACCGCAGGGAGAGTTTTGGAGCCGGCTTTGAATCTGTCTGTCATGCTATTTCTGAATCTGCAAGGCGTTTTCCTGAAACTGATTTTATTTATCCGGTTCATCTTAATCCCAATGTTCAGGAACCTGTTTTGCGTATTTTAAAAAAAACAGGATTGTCAAATGTGCATTTGATAAATCCCCTGCCTTATCTGCCCTTTGTAAAGCTTATGAATATTTCAACTTTTATATTAACTGATTCAGGAGGCATTCAGGAAGAGGCTGCAGCCTTACACAAGCCTGTTTTGATAATGCGTGATACAACAGAGCGGACTGAAGCAGTTAATGCCGGGACAGCAAAACTTGTGGGGACAGATTATAATCTGATTGTAGAAAATGCAGCATTATTAATGAACAATCCTGCTGAACTGGAAATCATGTCAAAAGGAAGCAATCCCTTTGGAGACGGCAGGGCTTCTGAAAGAATTGTTGATATTTGCACCCGTTTTTTTCTCAATCAGGAAGGCAGCCTGAAATGAATGTTAAAAGTGCTGTAATGTATATTCTGCCACCGTTTTTCAGGCAATATGCTGCACGGATTGAATCTTCGCCGCTGGGGTATCGTCTTGCAAAAGGAGCTTTCTGGTCTTTGAGCGGGGCATTGATTTCACGGGGGCTGGGGCTGCTTGCTTCGATTCTGGTGGCGAGGATATTGGGGAAAACCGGATTTGGAGAACTCGGGATTATTCAGAGTACGGTCGGCATGTTCGGCGTGTTTGCCGGATTTGGAATGGGACTTACTGCAACCAAACATGTGGCAGAATTCAGATATAAAAATCCAGAAAAAGCTGGACGAATTATAATATTGTCAGCATTACTTACTGTTATTTTCAGTGGTATAATGGCTCTATTATTATTTTTTCTGCACCTTGGTTGGCGCTTCATACTTTAGCCACACCTCATCTAAGCAGTCTTTTGCAAATTAGTGTAGGCTTGCTTTTTTTTAGTACAATAAATGGAGCGCAAAT from the Desulfonema limicola genome contains:
- a CDS encoding UPF0175 family protein; this encodes MMMQTYEVKIQIPQEVIINLHKSAKDVVEDIKQQAAIRYYKKRVLSLGKASELAGMNRLEFIDYLRFNDEVIFDCTEEELVEIRNDSLMLEKILE
- a CDS encoding DUF3368 domain-containing protein → MNKVRPVVEDMIQKGRWYSRGVIEKFLNDIGE
- a CDS encoding type II toxin-antitoxin system RelE family toxin produces the protein MNLLFGKQFSRDLDNICHDAKIKKRLMELIGSIKEAESLADLKNVRKIEGYSGYFRIRLGDYRLGIKIIGNQIELLRFLHRKDIYRIFP
- a CDS encoding nucleotidyltransferase family protein — protein: MNPYAEEIIQSLKTDKNFLSEKFGVVNIGMFGSCAAGNQNKDSDIDILVELKAPRFDWMAGLQIYLEKKFDRKVDLIRKSTRLKSGFIKRIEKEVFYA
- the wecB gene encoding non-hydrolyzing UDP-N-acetylglucosamine 2-epimerase produces the protein MKKISVIFGTRPEAIKLAPVILKLKQNPDFDCRVCVTAQHREMLDQVLEVFGIVPDTDMNLMQPNQTLGKLTSRAIEMLDKYMADEKPDIVLIQGDTTTVFCAALAAFYHQIPVGHVEAGLRTGNIYSPWPEEANRVIASRLCSLHFAPTETNRQNLLNEGISAKNIFITGNTVIDALFLALDKIKNNFVEIPGLSPAVYENRNGKPLVLITGHRRESFGAGFESVCHAISESARRFPETDFIYPVHLNPNVQEPVLRILKKTGLSNVHLINPLPYLPFVKLMNISTFILTDSGGIQEEAAALHKPVLIMRDTTERTEAVNAGTAKLVGTDYNLIVENAALLMNNPAELEIMSKGSNPFGDGRASERIVDICTRFFLNQEGSLK
- a CDS encoding oligosaccharide flippase family protein, producing MNVKSAVMYILPPFFRQYAARIESSPLGYRLAKGAFWSLSGALISRGLGLLASILVARILGKTGFGELGIIQSTVGMFGVFAGFGMGLTATKHVAEFRYKNPEKAGRIIILSALLTVIFSGIMALLLFFLHLGWRFIL